In the Flavobacterium sp. 90 genome, TCATGTAATTGCCCCAGATCTTCCCGCATTTGGTTTCAGTGATGTTCCTAGTTTGGAAACTTTTAGTTACACTTTCGAAAACTACGCTACTATTGTTACCCATTTCCTGGAAAAGTTAAAGATAACTAAAGCGAGTTTTTATCTTTTTGACTATGGTGCACCGATTTTAATGCGATTGCTCATCAAGCGTCCGGAAATGATAGAGATGCTTATTTTTCAAAATGGGAATATTTATACTGAAGGGGTTGGTGATGTGTTAAAAGAAGTTAATGAATTATATAAAAAGGATGATTTTGAAAGCCATAGTAAACTAAAAAGGTTTTTTGAATTTGATTATACCAAATGGGAATACACAAATGGAGCGCAGGACATTTCAAATATAGCCGCAGAAACCTATTTTTTAGATCAGTTTTTAATGGAACGGGAGGGAGTTAAAGAGATTCAAATAGAATTAAAGCGTGATTATAAGACCAATGTTGCGCTTTATCCGCTTTGGCAGGATTTTTTAAAAAATCTGCAACCCGTTACCTTGATTGTCTGGGGCGAGAATGATGAGGTATTTAAAAAAGAAGGAGCAGAAATGCTTAGAGAAGACCTAGACAATTCAAAGCTTTTATTTTATCCTACAGGT is a window encoding:
- a CDS encoding alpha/beta hydrolase; protein product: MDFRSKQTTKISYKVISIDSIKIAYREAGETGNPILLLLHGFPSSSHMFRNVISKLAEHFHVIAPDLPAFGFSDVPSLETFSYTFENYATIVTHFLEKLKITKASFYLFDYGAPILMRLLIKRPEMIEMLIFQNGNIYTEGVGDVLKEVNELYKKDDFESHSKLKRFFEFDYTKWEYTNGAQDISNIAAETYFLDQFLMEREGVKEIQIELKRDYKTNVALYPLWQDFLKNLQPVTLIVWGENDEVFKKEGAEMLREDLDNSKLLFYPTGHFALEEFGHDIAGEIITYWYLNF